TGCGACCCCGCCAATCACGGTATTCTTCAATGGTGGGGGCGCAAGCGGTCCGCACAGCCCTAAAGTAAAGTTTTCTTAATGCTCTCATCTCTTTATAGGAAATTTGCGAGCTAAAACCTTGTATCTATGATGCGGGGATACAGCTCGCCCCGAAGGGGTTGACAGGAGAGCTGTTGTGGAGTAAATTAACAAATAGCTTAAATGCCCCACCGTTCCCGAGAAGGGGTTCAACGACTTTAAGGGTGGGGTAGAAAGGTGAAGGGGCTGAAAGTAGCTCCATCTGCCCAAAGGTATCTCCGCCTTGGGCAGGGTAGGAGTAGGGGCGGTGTGAACCCGCCTGTGGTGGTAAGGCACCCAGAAGAGAGTGTAAACCCACCCGAAGCCTTGCATCTTTGATGCAGGGTAGTTCACTTCTTCCCAAGTTCTCTCAAACTCTTCCTTGGCACTCATTTTCCTACCTCCAAACACACATCAAATACCACCCTTTCCCTCTTCGGGAGCGTGTCTATGTACTTGCATACCTGTACAAGGTGGTATCTTAAATACTGGTTCTCTTCTACGACCCGTTGAGCTTCCGCCTGGAGTCTGAGAGATAGAACAAGAACAACCAGGGAAGCGAAGACCGCAAACAAGCTCAGCGTCATCTCCCAGCCATCCTTTATACTGCGTATTCTCTTAAGCATTGCTCCACCTCCTCAAGGTCTTTGAGCTTGCGAATTTCTCTAACTATGAGAAGGTTAGGCTCGTATTTGAGAACCTCGTAAAGAACCCACCCTTTTACCTGCTGAACCGCGAGCAGGTAGGGGGTGAGCCAAAGGTGGCGGTAATAAAAGAGGTCAAACTCGCACCTGCTATTGGCGTTTAGCTCCACCACTTTAAGTGTCATAGCTCCTACCTCCATGATTTTTTTTAAGGGGGAAGGGGGGTGGGTAGCCCGTTCTTACCCATCTCTACCTCCTTAGGTATTGCTTTAGCATTGACTTGTTAGCAACGCTCTACCTCCGCTGATATGACCGTTTCTAAATCGTCGATGAAATCAAACAGAAGCTCAAGGATTTGCTCGTTCGTAAGCTCAACATAACTGGTTTCCTCCCTAAGGGTCTTTAACCTCTTTTTAATCCAGCCCGAGAGCTTTAGCGCACGGGCTTCAGCAAGTAGCTCTTGCACTCTTTCGTATCTCCTGAACCAGTCCATTAAAAAGGGATATGGGGGGTTAAGAATCCGCTCTGCTAAGACCCCGTGCCCCCTGAGAAAGTTGAGGAAATCATGGTTTTCCCTCAGGGACACTGCAAGGGCTTCCATGCTTCTTCCAATGGTCTTAACTTCCTTCATGGCTCTTACCTCCTTGGGTTGATAGGTATAAATATATCACAAATAGTGAAGGTTGTCAAGTCAAATTGTGAAACTTGTCATGACTTTGGTCTGGCGTAAATTGGGGAAACTAAACAAAGGGGGTAGAGTTATGAAGAAAGTGCTTCTTGTACTGGTAGTGCTGGGTGGCGCTTTTGCTCTTGACCGCTTGTATGACTACAGACTTCCTAAGTCCTCACGCCCTTACAAAGATTACTGGGGGAACAGCTACAAACACTACGACAACCTGTGGAAGGACACAGACAGGGATGGGGTAATGAATTACTACGACTACAACGACAGAAACCCAAACATCTGGACACCTTACCAGAAGGGGTATAAGAACTGGGATTGGTGAAACAGGATTATCTTGTTCTTCTGTGGCGCTGTATATAATCAATAAAATCGTCTAATAGGTAAGCTTCTACCATAAGGTCAGTGCGCTTTGGGTTTCCAAGCCTTGAAGCGGGATACATCTTCATGTTAGTAATGGAAATAAAGATGGTTGCCACGACTTCCATATAAAGAAGATTAAACTCACTACCGCTATAATGAAAGACATATCACTCCACCTCCATAGGCTCTATTTTGGGGAGTTTTTTCAATACCCTGCCGAGGACTTTAATCTCTTCGGTGAGTTTCTGGGGTGCATATTTGCGATTATCAGGGACGAGTTCCCACTGGTTGTCTACTTTGTGCACCCTGCGGATAAATAGACCGTTGCCCTGGCTGGCAAAAAGAAATATGCCACCCTCGTAAAGCTGTAAGTCTGTGGGGTCTACAAGGACAAGCCAATCCTTTGGAATGGTCGGCTCCATGCTATCACCTTCCACCTCAAAGGCGCTGACCGTTTTCTTGGGGAGCTGTGTCCTTTTTATGAGAGTATAGTCATCGGTTATAACTTCTCCGCCCGCTCCTACCCCAGTTATTATTGGTATGGCTATGTATTCCCTTTCTATTACTTCGGGAGAGGGTGGATATTCCTTAGTGGGTTCTTCCTCAATAAAGTAGACTTCAGGGATATTTAAAGTTTCCGCTATTTTGCGAAGTATAGCGGGGGATACCGCTCTTTGATTGTTGATAATCATGGACAACCCAGACTGAGTTAGCCCCGTTAGTTTGGCGAGGCGGTATATGGATAACCCCTTTTCTTGTAAAAGCTTCTTCAGTTTTTCACCTATAAAATATCCCCGCCGCGTAGCTTTCATCTCTATAAGCTTAACCATCCGTTAACCTCCACACAAGACGCACAATTTGACTTGACATGCTTAACTAATCGTGATATATTCAAGATAATGGTAAAACAGACAGAGCTGGCAAGGAAAATCGGAAAGGCTCCTTCCGCAATCTCCCAAATCCTACATAAAAAGAGGCGGGCGGATCTGCCAACTGCGGTGGCTATTGAAAAAGCCTCTGATGGGCAGCTAAAGGTAGAGAAGCTTGTCCGTCCAGAGGTAGCACAAGCTCTAAAAGAGTATTTAAGGCTAAGGTGTCCATCCATGCCTAAAAATGTAGATGTGGGAGAGGAAGATGTTAGTAAGTGAGTTAAAGGACAAGCTTACAGACAGTCTAAATAAGGTAGTGAGGAAATACTCCGCAAGGGTGGTAGCAAAGGTTTTTAGAGTCAAACCCCCCACAGTCTGGCAATGGAGTGCGGGAGAAAGAGAAAATCCGCTGACCAAAACGCTGGAATTCCTGATGTGGCTAAAACACAGAGACCCCGAGATGTTTACGGAAATAGCGAGTGTTTTTATGCAGGTTGTAAGTGAAGAAGCTCACAAAACGCTCCAGATAAAAGAGTTCGCTGTAAAGCTCTTTAAGTACTACATAGATGATCACAAATACGATGTGAAGGAAAGGGCGGAGCTGGAGAGGGAGTTCAAAAGGCTCTTGGAGGAGGTAAAAATCTTGGAGGAGGTAAAAAGATGAAAGGAGAACAAGCAATTAAAATTTTATGGCAGACCCTCTTTCCTGTCAAGTTTGCGAAGGGGGAATATGCGGAAGTAATATACGACGACGGAGACAGGCACTTCAAGTATGCGCTCCACATTGAAACCCTTGAAGAACTTGAGGAATTTATAAGGGAATACAACGAAAAAGTAAACTTTGCCATATGTCCGAATACAAGGGAACCCAAAAGGTTGGCAAAAAGAACAGGCTACACGGAGATAAAGAGGCAAAAGGCTATCCTGATTGACATTGAAGACCCCGAGAGCCACACGCTAAAGAAACCCGAGGAAGTCCGACACTACATCATAGAGTTTGCGAAAAGCGTCCCTGAAAGCATACGGAAAGCTGTAAAGTTCTCAGCATATACGGGGGGCGGTGGACTGATTTGTATAGAGCTTTCCAGATGGGTTGAACGGGGCGAGATAGAGATAGTTTACGATTGGCTTCGGGAAAGGGTGAAAGACTTCAGGTATGTGGACAAGAGTAGTTTAAACCCCGCTCAAGCTCAGAGGCTCATAGGAACTATCAATGCAAAGTACAAAGTAGAGACTTTCATCTTCAAGCTAAACGAAAATTGTGAGTCTCTGGATGTAGATGCGATAATAACCGAGTTTAACGCAAGGCAAAATGTAGAGATAGAAAGGCATGCGGAGATAGAAAGGCACAAGGGGAAGATCAAGAATATTGAGGAGATTGTAAGGGAGATAAAGAAAAGGATTAAGTTTAAAGACCTCGGACTTGAGGGCGAAGATTACGGGTATTATGAGAGAATATCCTGTCCCTTCCACCCTCCTGACAGAACCCCCTCCTTTGTGATTTACCACAATGGGGATGGAGATGTGGGAGTTGACTTCCACACAGGAGAAGCCCACGACATCATAGGCATTTATCAAAAGCTCTATGAAAAGGACTTTATAACTGCAGTAAGAGAACTTGCACAAAGGGCTGGCATAAAGGTTGTCCTGAGTTCGGAGGAAAAGAAAAAACTTCAAAAAGAGCAGGCACTTGCGGACTTTGACCCGCACGCCTACATAACAGAAGAGCTAAAAATAAGGTCTGCTATCCGCTACAGAATAAACGGCGAGTACCACTTTGATTTCTTTGTGGAGAACAGAGAAGGAGAAGTTGTAAAGCTCTCTGAGAGCCTCTTTAAACTGCAAGAGTGGAGATATAGTCTCCGACTTTTTGGAGCGCACACAGGCTATAAACCTGCACCACTCCCAGCGAAGGCTCAGGAAGAAGCCTGGGAGC
The DNA window shown above is from Hydrogenobacter thermophilus TK-6 and carries:
- a CDS encoding helix-turn-helix domain-containing protein, with amino-acid sequence MVKQTELARKIGKAPSAISQILHKKRRADLPTAVAIEKASDGQLKVEKLVRPEVAQALKEYLRLRCPSMPKNVDVGEEDVSK
- a CDS encoding XRE family transcriptional regulator codes for the protein MVKLIEMKATRRGYFIGEKLKKLLQEKGLSIYRLAKLTGLTQSGLSMIINNQRAVSPAILRKIAETLNIPEVYFIEEEPTKEYPPSPEVIEREYIAIPIITGVGAGGEVITDDYTLIKRTQLPKKTVSAFEVEGDSMEPTIPKDWLVLVDPTDLQLYEGGIFLFASQGNGLFIRRVHKVDNQWELVPDNRKYAPQKLTEEIKVLGRVLKKLPKIEPMEVE